The Burkholderia pyrrocinia genomic sequence CGAAACGGAGCGTGACGAAACGGAAGACGGCACAAAAGGGAATCGGGATTTTCCCATGGAACCGGTTTTCACGCAGGTACCATTTAGTTAATCGCGACCCGTTTTCGCGTATCACGGATCGGCGCCGGCCGCCGGGAAGGCAGTGCGGAAAAGGCGCCGGGCGGCCCCGGCGCTCATATCGCGGCAGTTATATGGGCCTCATGCGTGATGGGCTATGGGTTGCGAAATTTGATGGTGATAGCGTGCAAACTGTCAGAAAGACGTCGGTCGAGCGCTTCGCGCAGGCCGCCTAGCCCCCCAATTGAAGAACCATCGAGACATGAGTGAGCCGATCCGCTTCTACCATCGTCACGCAATCCGCGAAGTCAGCGGCGCGGACGTTACCCGCACCGTGCTGCAGTACCTGCGCGAGGACGCGCATTGCACCGGTACCAAGGAAGGCTGCGCGGAAGGCGACTGCGGCGCGTGCACGGTCGTCGTCGGCGAGCTGACCGACGCCGGCGCGGTCGAGTTCAAGGCCGTCAACGCATGCATCCAGTTCCTGCCGACGCTCGACGGCAAGGCGCTGCTGACGGTCGAGGACCTGCGCCAGCCGGACGGCGCGCTGCATCCGGTGCAGCAGGCGATGGTCGACTGCCATGGTTCGCAATGCGGGTTCTGCACGCCCGGCTTCGTGATGTCGATGTGGGCGCTGTACGAGAAGCACGGCCACGAAGGTTGCGGCAGCGCGTGCGCGAAGGCGAAGGACGTGCCGACGCGCACCGAGATCGCCGACGCGCTGACGGGCAACCTGTGCCGCTGCACCGGTTATCGCCCGATCGTCGATGCGGCCGTGCAGATGTTCGATGCGCCGGCGCCGTCGGCACCGGTCGACGCGGCCGCGCTCGCCCGCACGCTCGCGTCGCTCAGGCGCGACGACACGTTCGACTACGCGACGATCGACGGCGCGCGCTTCGCGGCGCCGCGCACGCTCGACGCGCTGGCCGCGCTGAAGGTCGAACGGCCCGACGCGCGGATTCTCGCGGGCAGCACCGACATCGGCCTGTGGGTCACGAAGCAGATGCGGCGGCTCGACGACCTGATCTACGTCGGCCAGATCGCCGAACTGCAGCGCGTCGCGGAGCGCGGCGACTGGATCGAGATCGGCGCGGGCGTGACGGTCGAGAACGCGTATGCGGCACTGGCCGGCATGTATCCGGAGCTGACCGAGATGTGGAAGCGCTTCGCATCGCTGCCGATCCGCAACGCGGGCACGCTCGGCGGCAACGTCGCGAACGGCTCGCCGATCGGCGATACGATGCCGGGCCTGATCGCGCTCGGCGCGCGCGTCGTGCTGCGCGGCGGCGACACGGTGCGCGAGCTGCCGCTCGAGGCGCTCTACACGGGCTACCAGCAGAAGGACATGGCGCCGCACGAATTCGTCGTCGGCGTGAAGGTGCCGACCCGCACCGGCGCGCGCGCGAAACTGCAGTTCCGCACGTACAAGCTGTCGAAGCGGTTCGACTCCGACATCTCGGCTGTCTGCGCGGCGTTCGCGTTCATCGCGGACGGCGACACGATCCGCGAGCCGCGCATCGCGTTCGGCGGGATGGCCGCGACGCCGAAGCGCGCGGCGCACACCGAAGCCGTGCTCGACGGCGCGCTGTGGCACGAAGCCACCGCGCAGGCCGCAATGCAGGCGCTCGAGCGCGACTACCAGCCGCTGTCCGACATGCGTGCGACGAGCACGTACCGCCTCGATACCGCGAAGAACCTGATGTATCGCTTCTGGCTGGAGACGCGCCCGCACGACCCGCTGCCGCCGCAAGCCCTGAATGTGCGTGAAGTGGCCGCCGAAGCCGGCGCCGACGCGGCGCGCGTCTGAAGACGGAGAACACCGAAGATGAACCAGCAAGCAGAACCGTTCCTGAGCACCCTCGACCCGCAGGCCGACGCCGCGCAGGTGCACGTATCGCGCGCGCACGAATCCGCGCACCTGCACGTCAGCGGGCGTGCCACCTACACCGACGACATTCCGGTCGTCGCGGGCACGCTGCACGCGGCGCTCGGATTGTCGGCGAAGCCGCACGCGAAGATCGTGTCGATGAACTTCGACGCGGTGCGCGCGACGCCGGGCGTGGTCGCCGTGTTCACGGCCGACGACATCCCGGGCGTCAACGATTGCGGCCCGATCATCCACGACGATCCGGTGCTCGCCAAGGGCATCGTGCAGTTCGTCGGCCAGCCGATGTTCATCGTCGTCGCGACGTCGCATGAAACCGCGCGGCTCGCCGCGCGCCGCGCGAAGGTCGACTACGAGGAACTGCCCGCGATCCTGACCGCGCAGGAAGCGCGCCAGGCCGAAACCTACGTGATCCCGCCGCTGAAGCTCGCGCGCGGCGACGCGGCCGCGCGGCTCGCCGCCGCGCCGCACCGCGAGTCGGGCGAGATGCTGCTCGGCGGCCAGGAGCAGTTCTACCTGGAAGGGCAGATCGCGTACGCGGTGCCGAAGGACGACGACGGGATGCACGTGTACTGCTCGACGCAGCACCCGAGCGAGATGCAGCACCTCGTCGCGCACGTGCTCGGCGTCGCGTCGCACAACGTGCTGGTCGAATGCCGCCGGATGGGCGGCGGGTTCGGCGGCAAGGAATCGCAGTCGGGCCTGTTCGCGTGCTGCGCGGCGCTCGCCGCGTGGAAGCTGCTGTGCCCGGTGAAGCTGCGCCCGGACCGCGACGACGACATGATGATCACCGGCAAGCGGCACGACTTCCATTACCGCTTCGACGTCGGCTACGACGACGACGGCCGCCTCGACGGCGTGGCGCTCGAGATGACGTCGCGCTGCGGCTTCTCGGCCGACCTGTCCGGCCCGGTGATGACGCGCGCGGTGTGCCACTTCGACAACGCGTACTGGCTGGGCGACGTCGCCATCGCCGGCTACTGCGGCAAGACCAACACGCAGTCGAACACCGCGTTCCGCGGCTTCGGCGGCCCGCAGGGCGCGTTCGCGATCGAATACATCCTCGACGACGTCGCGCGCGCGCTCGGCCGCGATCCGCTCGACGTCCGCTACGCGAACCTGTACGGCAAGACCGAGCGCAACGTGACGCCGTACGGCCAGACGGTCGAGGACAACGTGCTGCAGGAGCTGCTCGGCGAACTCGAGACGACGAGCGACTACCGTGCGCGGCGCGCGGGCGTGCGCGAATTCAATGCGCGCAATACGGTGCTGAAGAAGGGCATCGCGCTCACGCCGGTGAAGTTCGGGATCGCGTTCAACGTCACGCACTTCAACCAGGCCGGCGCGCTGGTGCATATCTACACCGACGGCTCGGTGCTCGTGAACCACGGCGGCACGGAGATGGGGCAGGGGCTCAACACGAAGGTCGCGCAGGTCGTCGCGCACGAGCTCGGCATCCGCTTCGGCCGGATTCGCGTGACGGCGACGGACACGAGCAAGGTCGCGAACACGTCCGCGACGGCCGCGTCGACGGGCTCGGACCTGAACGGCAAGGCCGCGCAGGATGCGGCGCGCCAGTTGCGCGAGCGGCTCGCGGTGTTCGCGGCGAAGCAGTTCGGCGACGGCAAGGCCGATGCGGCCGACGTGAAGTTCGGCAACGACGTCGTGTGGGTCGGCGGCCAGGGCGTGCCGTTCGGCGAAGTGATCGCGAAGGCCTACCTTGCACGTGTGCAGTTGTGGTCCGACGGTTTCTACGCGACGCCGAAGCTGTACTGGGATCAGTCGAAGCTGCAGGGCCGGCCGTTCTACTACTACTCGTACGGCGCAGCCGTGTCGGAAGTCGTGATCGATACGCTGACGGGCGAGATGCGCACGCTGCGCGTCGATGCGCTGCACGACGTGGGTGCGTCGCTGAACCCGGCGCTCGACATCGGCCAGGTCGAAGGCGCGTTCATCCAGGGGATGGGCTGGCTGACGACCGAGGAGCTGTGGTGGAACCAGGGCGGCAAGCTGATGACGCATGCGCCGTCCACATACAAGATCCCGACCGTCAACGACACGCCGCCCGAATTCAACGTGCGGCTGTTCGAGAACCGCAACGTCGAGGACAGCATCCACAGGTCGAAGGCCGTCGGCGAGCCGCCGCTGCTGCTGCCGTTCTCGGTGTTCTTCGCGGTGCGCGACGCGATCGCGGCGGTCGGCGACTACAAGGTGAACCCGCCGCTCGACGCGCCGGCGACCGGCGAGTCGATCCTGCGCGCGGTGAATGCGGTGCGTGCGGCCCGCGCGGGTCAGGCAGGCTGACATGAAACGACCCACACGCTCACGTTGTTCGCTGCCTCCCGAGGGGGCGGTCAGCCTCCTTGGGGCGGCCCGGCGGAGGCTGACATGAAACGCCCCCCCACGCTCACGTTGTTCGCTGCCCCCCGAGGGGGTGGTCAGCCTCCTTGGGGCGGCCCGGCGGAGGCTGAGATGAAACGCCCCCCACGCTCACGTTGTTCGCTGCCCCCCGAGGGGGTGGTCAGCCTCCTTGGGGCGGCCCGGCGGAGGCTGACATGAACGGGCCCGCACGCTCGCTTCGCACCGCGTCGCCCCCGACGTTCGTGCAGGGCACCGGCCGGCGCAACCGCGCGACCGGCGCGCCGGCGCCGATGCACATCGTGCTGTTCGGCGCCGGGCACGTCGGTCACGCGCTCGTCACGCTGCTCGGCGCGCTGCCGTGCATCGTGCAGTGGGTCGACACGCGCGACGAGCTGTTCCCGGACGAATGTCCGCCGAACGTGCAGCCGGAGCCGACGGACACGCCGGAGGCCGTCGTCGATGCGGCGCCGCCCGGCGCGTACTTCCTCGTGATGACGCACAACCACGCGCTCGACTTCGCGCTCGCCGCGCAGATCATGCGGCGGCGCGACTACGCGTACTTCGGGATGATCGGCTCGCGCACCAAGCGCGTGAAGTTCGAGCGCCGGCTCGCCGCGCGCGGCGTCGATCCGGCGCGGCTCGTGGAGATGGTGTGCCCGATCGGCGTCGCGGGCATCGTCGACAAGACGCCGGGCGCGATCGCCGTGGCCGTGTGCGCGGAGCTGCTGCAGGCGCGCTCGGGCATGCCGGTGGCCGACGCGAAGGCGGCCGCGGCAGGGCGCGCGCGCGACGACGTGTCCTGCGCGCGGTAACGTCGCACGGTCGCGCGTTTTTGCATACACTGCACGGCAACGCGCGGCACCGGGCCGCGCCTTTCCGTGCAGGCGCCATGTCCGATCACCCGATCTATCTCGACGCGCTCGATGCGAGCCTCGTCGCCATCGAGCGCTGGCTGTCCCGCGTCGACACCGCGCCCGCGGCGCTCGACGCGCTGCTCGCGCCGTTTTCCACCGGTTTCACGATGATCCTGACCGACGGCCGCGTAATCGACCGCGACGGCACACGCGCGCTGTTCGCGAAGCTCGCCGGCGCGAAGCCGGGGCTGCGCATCACGTTGTCGGAGATCCGTGTGCTCGCGGCCGACGCATCGCATGCGGTGATCACCTATCTCGAAGCGCAGCACGCGGCATCGGGCGAGCTGCCCGCGCGGCGCGCGACTGCCGTGTTCGAACGTGACGCGGCAGGCGTCGTGCGCTGGACCCATCTGCAGGAAACCTTCTGCACGGCCTGAGCCGTAAGAGCGACCGCGCCGCGTATCAACGCTTGCGGGTGCGGGCGATCGTCAGCTCGTCGGACACGCTCTGCATCAGCGCGCACAGCCACGCGATGTCGGTCGGGCGGTCGGGCTGCGGATGCGTGAGCAGGTAGCTCTTGATGCGCGGGAACGGCACCGGCGGCGTGACGACGACGAGCGGCAGCAACTGCGCGTAGTGCGTCGCGAAGCGGCGCGTCGTCGTGAAGATCAGGTCCGACT encodes the following:
- the xdhA gene encoding xanthine dehydrogenase small subunit, whose protein sequence is MSEPIRFYHRHAIREVSGADVTRTVLQYLREDAHCTGTKEGCAEGDCGACTVVVGELTDAGAVEFKAVNACIQFLPTLDGKALLTVEDLRQPDGALHPVQQAMVDCHGSQCGFCTPGFVMSMWALYEKHGHEGCGSACAKAKDVPTRTEIADALTGNLCRCTGYRPIVDAAVQMFDAPAPSAPVDAAALARTLASLRRDDTFDYATIDGARFAAPRTLDALAALKVERPDARILAGSTDIGLWVTKQMRRLDDLIYVGQIAELQRVAERGDWIEIGAGVTVENAYAALAGMYPELTEMWKRFASLPIRNAGTLGGNVANGSPIGDTMPGLIALGARVVLRGGDTVRELPLEALYTGYQQKDMAPHEFVVGVKVPTRTGARAKLQFRTYKLSKRFDSDISAVCAAFAFIADGDTIREPRIAFGGMAATPKRAAHTEAVLDGALWHEATAQAAMQALERDYQPLSDMRATSTYRLDTAKNLMYRFWLETRPHDPLPPQALNVREVAAEAGADAARV
- the xdhB gene encoding xanthine dehydrogenase molybdopterin binding subunit: MNQQAEPFLSTLDPQADAAQVHVSRAHESAHLHVSGRATYTDDIPVVAGTLHAALGLSAKPHAKIVSMNFDAVRATPGVVAVFTADDIPGVNDCGPIIHDDPVLAKGIVQFVGQPMFIVVATSHETARLAARRAKVDYEELPAILTAQEARQAETYVIPPLKLARGDAAARLAAAPHRESGEMLLGGQEQFYLEGQIAYAVPKDDDGMHVYCSTQHPSEMQHLVAHVLGVASHNVLVECRRMGGGFGGKESQSGLFACCAALAAWKLLCPVKLRPDRDDDMMITGKRHDFHYRFDVGYDDDGRLDGVALEMTSRCGFSADLSGPVMTRAVCHFDNAYWLGDVAIAGYCGKTNTQSNTAFRGFGGPQGAFAIEYILDDVARALGRDPLDVRYANLYGKTERNVTPYGQTVEDNVLQELLGELETTSDYRARRAGVREFNARNTVLKKGIALTPVKFGIAFNVTHFNQAGALVHIYTDGSVLVNHGGTEMGQGLNTKVAQVVAHELGIRFGRIRVTATDTSKVANTSATAASTGSDLNGKAAQDAARQLRERLAVFAAKQFGDGKADAADVKFGNDVVWVGGQGVPFGEVIAKAYLARVQLWSDGFYATPKLYWDQSKLQGRPFYYYSYGAAVSEVVIDTLTGEMRTLRVDALHDVGASLNPALDIGQVEGAFIQGMGWLTTEELWWNQGGKLMTHAPSTYKIPTVNDTPPEFNVRLFENRNVEDSIHRSKAVGEPPLLLPFSVFFAVRDAIAAVGDYKVNPPLDAPATGESILRAVNAVRAARAGQAG
- the xdhC gene encoding xanthine dehydrogenase accessory protein XdhC; the encoded protein is MNGPARSLRTASPPTFVQGTGRRNRATGAPAPMHIVLFGAGHVGHALVTLLGALPCIVQWVDTRDELFPDECPPNVQPEPTDTPEAVVDAAPPGAYFLVMTHNHALDFALAAQIMRRRDYAYFGMIGSRTKRVKFERRLAARGVDPARLVEMVCPIGVAGIVDKTPGAIAVAVCAELLQARSGMPVADAKAAAAGRARDDVSCAR
- a CDS encoding nuclear transport factor 2 family protein — encoded protein: MSDHPIYLDALDASLVAIERWLSRVDTAPAALDALLAPFSTGFTMILTDGRVIDRDGTRALFAKLAGAKPGLRITLSEIRVLAADASHAVITYLEAQHAASGELPARRATAVFERDAAGVVRWTHLQETFCTA